Below is a genomic region from Anoplopoma fimbria isolate UVic2021 breed Golden Eagle Sablefish chromosome 20, Afim_UVic_2022, whole genome shotgun sequence.
TAGGTGACTTGAGAGAGACTTTGGTCAAAACCAATACTTCAGAGGTCAAGAATACTGACTTCTAGTCCACAGTATGGGTCTAAAATCACAGGATCGTACACTTCCCAAAATGCAGCTCAACTAAACTGCTGGAAATTTGATGTGTACATGCCCAAACTTAGATTACCCTGATTAAATCACCATACTTCAAAAAGTTTCTCCACAGCCACAGACGACATCTTGTACTTCtaggttttgttttatattttttaaatcacatgacatttgttaaaacacaaattacTATTATCCAGCTTTAAAACACAACCcacaaattaattttctttgttgtttttgttttgtttcaagaCACAGCAGTGTTCTTTATAGACAGTAGAAGTCTTGTCAAGctaatagactgtatataataatagGACTAGGAGTAAcagtgacatcacccattggtttgcaAACCaccattttgaagccttgaggtTGGCATTTTGGGCTCCGGAAGTGAAACAAGATGGGGGTGGGTTAAGTACAACTGaatgctgaataaaacattttaagcagaccaaaatgttgcaattaaccttcatgaactgaaaacagttCAAAGTTTAAGgcagccccgccctaaagcatactccactttatggtctatttgactataaatggaccatcatttactaaatcaacatcatgctgtattgaataagactttAAAACTAGacattgagaccataaactcatgtttacaatgtttactgaggtaataaatcaagaaagaagtagggtcattttctcatagagtTCTATACAACCTGactatttttgcaaccagagaagtcgCCCCTGATGGTCATTACAGAGAATGCAACCTCTGAGTAttttttggctttgtttttctgaaccagaggttgctgccagCAAAGTAGGGGAGATGACATTAGCAGAGAGAGTGTAGGTGGATATCATGCATCTGAGCATTATATGCTCATCAGGGGCTCCAGTTGAGTTTAGCATTAAGAAGCAACTTCAATTTGCATTTCTCTAAATgcatcaaattattattttcaggcTTAACCTTTATCTAGGTAAGAGTATTAGTGTTAACAATACTATTCAGGGTTAGTACTGTTTAGACCGTTGTTACAATTATACTGTGTGGATCAGCTGCTTAGCAGTAAATCAATGGCaccttaaaatacaaaaaactaagCTTCTACTGAGCATTAAAATAAGCATTCGCAAGGATTTAAGATGTTCGCAGATCTCAATTTACCATCCCTGCCATAGAATAGAGCTGATCCGGGTTCACATTCAGGATTAATGCAATTTAAATTACCTTTCAAGTTAGAAAGGAACACTGCTGATGCCGTAATGTACTAAAGAGAGCGTTTCCTGTCAACATCAGACTCATATGGAGAAACCACAAACCGCAGGTTGAGCTCTATACAGGAAATAGGAAACACACGACACCGTAACTGAGCTTTCTTGAATGTTTCAGTTTGATATCATTTAAGATGTGACTAAACATaatatcattatatcatattaaaaaTTGCTCTCCTAAAATATTCTCATTGTGTTTCCtcacaaaaacatgcagacGTCTAGGTGTCTATTCACACTTGAAGTGTTTTCCCATGATATCAAAATATTCctgctgtgaggaagaggaatcCTGTGTTTCCTGCTGAAGATAAGTCTGTTATTGGTGCTCCCCTTTTTCTCCAGAGTTCAGTAGCCAAGGTCCGTCTCCGCTTCAGTCCACTTCTTCACACGCTTGCAAGACTCTGTGGTTGAAGTCCTCCGGCTGGTCAGCGTACACGTAGTGTCCGGCTCCACGGATGACCTGATTAAAGACAGGAGGAAATATACAAAGAGAGGGTTTTTACTGCTAACAAAACAGAAGATGgagagacattttaaaacatctctAGTAAAAAACATTggattttgtattattgtagAAAATAAGTTTATGATactgttcagcaagataatcttcacaaatgaacaccactgtTATGATTTTAGAGGCGTGAATGCaatcggcagaagtaaaaagctgaCTAATGTACTgcataaacaaactacacctCAGTCGCGTTACTTCATGTTTCAACCAccaagctaaaggaggactagtgttctagtgatgTGTAGTTGTAGTCTcattaaaatctcttcagcttgtgttaaccacaggcGTCCTTTCAGGCATCCAACCACAAACCTGTTAAAAAACCCACCGACTTCTAGACGAAGGAGatggaagtgcaaaaatgctgactcatttcagggtttcaggactcattcctgcagcactatATTACAACAATGGACACTACAGTTAGCTTCATAAGCCTATATGATAGTCATTAACACTCTAGTGAGAGTGTGTATGATGAAGGTTTCTTATGCAGTAGTATCACATGAGATTGGAAACAGCTTGTTTGTGGGGAAAATATATTGCAGACCAAATTCTTATTTGGGggtcaaagaaaataaatggaaattgGATAatcattgatttcttttttaagaacATTATGTTTTGCATCTTAGCAATGCCCCTTTCATTTTATACAGTGtatatcttgtcttcttctttctatagtttttgatttgttgtcattttaccAAAGCTGATAGTGGAAAAAACGGTTTCCTCTATAGGAATGTCATTTTATACATGGATGATTCAGCTGCGACTCTGAAGCCCTTGGATGCTGGTTATCCCTCTGCGTTAAAGTTTATGACTGGTGATAATTATAATACTTTCTttagtgtctctctttctctctgtaagGATAACAGACTCTGGGCTGCAGgtgccagtttttttttactgagctTGGCAAATCCAGTTTTTCTCATTGTGCAACTTGTAATAACATGCAGAACAATCTTAAGCTCATTTTTATCCTTAGGGCAATTCAAATTTTCATAATTATCCCATTTCACTTCCAGCTGctcttgtttttgctgattaatttgtttttacattgtaattgctttatttactcataaggttttattatttttacaatttattgcCATTTTCATCAAAGTCTCTTGCTTGTGTTTCTTGGTACCGATACctttgcctttatttttttatttctattttgtaaATGAGATCTGTACCTCAACGCATTTCCTAGTTAAAAAGGATAATAAATGACCACTTTTGTTTCACTGTCACATGAGGACAACTGAGCATCTCTTTTTGTTGATGAAGACCATAAGAGACAAATGAAGGCTCAGCAGTAATCCAGGAAGTGCAcctatgataaaaaaaatattttggccACATTTCTCACCACATGtgacattattaacaatataagGATTAacataattttaaaaataattagttaattaCTAAATTAACTGATTTTGTGATGttacatttaagtaaaataattcttaaaatgACTCACAATACAATGCCATCTGTAGAGACTAATTTGATCTTCTTGTTGTCAAGTGGTTTTTAGACGCAAACATATCTTACATACCTCATCAGGTATAAAGTGTGGAGCAACTCCATAGACAATGAATAGGAGACTTATTTTAAAAACGTTCCCAATTCATTATCTATTTAGCAGCATGATGACATCACTAATTTGAGTTTTAGCCCTCCAGTTTTTTGATTTGGGAGACTTTAAGGATAAAACAGatgaatacaaattaaaaaaaataaatatcataggTGTAGCTCCCCTTTAGGGAACAGGAGCTAAACAATGTTTTGACACACAGctgaactgaaatgtaaaaagctgaaaaaggcAATAATAGTGATTTACAGTCTGACAACAGTCCAGTAGGTCTGTGGCAGTTacgtgtgagtgagagtgaggtTAGCTGAAGGCCTCTTTGTTTCAGTACATATGATATTCTTAGGATCAAAACCACGTTTTGGTTTCCCTGGAAACACTGGGAAACTAATTTACCTTCTATGATGTCTGATAAATTCCATCTGTTTCCCCCAAGTAATAACCAGGACCTTGCAGATGACCATCCAccaacagaataaaaataaatacgcagaataaaaataaaataataggtAACAGTgcaggaaatggatggatggatggatggtaaCAGTGCATGCTttcactccccctctctctaaaCTTACTATGATCTTCACATGAGACTGAGGCCTTATCTCTTTGATGGTGCTGCATGAGTTGCTATCTATGCTGGATCGGGATCCGTAGATGATGGTGATGGGGATCTTGGGCTGAAGCTGGTCCATCCTCGGCAGCATCGGTCTCGCAGCCCAGCCAAAGTTAAcggtcatttttttaaaggctgtttCCCCACTGTGACggtaggagaagaagaagaactaaCTCAAGCATGACGATAGCGTTAAACAATGACTGGGACAAGAGTGAAGAACAAATTGCTTTCATACGCAGTTATTCAGAAAGCAGCGGTGACGAGGACGGACCTGGGGGTTTGCACGTTCAGGTGGTAGATGTACTCTGTCGCCGTGTTGTCAGCGAACATGGTGGAGAACTTCTTCTTGAAGTCGGGCCTCAGAGTCTGGACCAGAGTGGGTCCTGCGAGGGGTCATAGAGGGAACGCCCAAGGGTCAAAACCAAGCATGTAGCCATTAAGAGACTAAGGCTGCTTCATtacatttgacaaaaagaaGGTCGGAGGGCACTAAAGGAACAACGCTTTCACTTGATTTCGACTCAAAGTGTTAAATCTGACTAGTTTTAGTTAGTATTTGAACTACATTCTGTGtattaggaaaaaaatgtatatcttaAAAAATACTCAGAGCTACAATACCATTAGCAAACCATTTTAACAATGCCCTCTGTCATCTTTACAGAGCCTCGATTCAACaatataatcacattattattcattcatttaatgcaTTCGCACtgcatatattttcatatttcatctcTGTATGCTACAGATGATCTGCTACTCTTTTTAATACACTGCATTCATATTCTTCTAACTTTCCTACTTTAGGTATATGGTTTATTAGTCAGCTCTATTATGCTCTACTCTTACTTGGCTAGCCCCATTTTTTCCCTCCTGTATCCTGTTAGTGCTGCAGCCACTGCAGATCATTAAGGGCTCCATCTAATCTCATTGATTTACCGAGTGGTCCAACCAGTCTCAGGCCAGCCAGCGGGTTGAAGGGACTGAACATGGCCCCGAGTGCTTTGATCCACACCGGGATGGGACGGTCTGCCTCCACTGTGTCAGGTTGCTCAGGGAAACCCCAGGGCTCCACCAACACTATGTGCTTTACTCTGTAGGCCGGAGACATAGAAATGAAACACACGTTCACCTGATATTTGGGTTATTTCAAGATCTACAACATGATTTAAAAGTTGTgcctttcattaaaaaaaaggtggcTCTGATGTCCTTGGAGGACATAAATGTCTGCGTCAAAAAACTGCCAAAcaattatatattcatataattcTTTACTTTCACTGAGATTTTAACCAACATCAGACCTAATTATGaccaaatattcattcatttgcaGAATTTCTTGTTTACATAATGCCActgttattattgtattattatacaattatgaacaacaaacaaatgtcaTGGAACTGAAGGGTGGGCATTACGCTTCCAAGATGACTACATCGTTTGGGGCAAACCAGAAAAATAGCATGGGTGAAGGTATGGTgtttttgacccatccatccaccctgacctcctccctaTGAGGACTTTAGGGCCACTGACCCAGCAAActtatttgatgagttgggagtgagaacaggctGGTTTTCTAATGTTGTTCGCATCACCATTTTCAATTTTACCTCCAGGTAAAGTGGTTTAGACCATTTGCCTAAAATGATGGTGCTTAGCAATTACTTTGGTGAATACAATGCTATCTGGGTCTGAAAAAGTCAAGCCAATGCAGTaatgccttaaacttgcattctttctaacggccatcagggggcgactcctctggttgcaaaaaagaagtctgattgtatagaagtctatgagaaaatgactctagttctcacttgatttaataACTCATtaaacattgcaaacatgagtttatggtccatatagagtcaaatagaccatatgGTTGCTACCACAGTCCTATCTAGTCTTGGAGTTGTCTTTGACATTTAAGCCTTTCACAGTGAAAGTTAATTGTGACATTTTGGTTGAACCTTCCTGTGTCACTGTTGGTTCCAAAAagacaagatggtgacggccaaaaaaAAGGCGAActtaaggcttcaaaaccacaaaccaatggttgactcATTGTGACTTCTTATTTACGGTTTAAAGGGCACACTGCCCAAGGGtcacaaataatacaaaatctgTGCCAACTGCATGACATGGTTGAACATCACACACAGTACAAATTATCTGTGGGCCCTCAATTTGTAAGCTATCATGTTGTCCTTTAAGTCAACACCAAACTCAGTCTTTGGGGCCACAGCATGAACAATGAGCACAGTTCAGCCTTAATAGGGACACACAGTGCGTCCCAGAGTGAACGAAAAGGCTATTTGAACACTGAGATAACAAtaagaggacaggaagagggattttattttttagcattACTGATGAAGGAGGGCGATAAGAGATTGAGGACATTTTATCAGACGTCCCTAGAGGAGAGCCAGGGCGCCTGCTGGAAGCTTAGAGCTGGAGATGATTCGGGAGAGATACAGTCTagtgggaggagagaggctCGGAGGAAACTGCTGTTATCGCAGGCCGCCAGCACCTCCAGGCACACTGCTACAACTACATCCTGTACACATGCTGGCATGTACGGCTACAGTCATGTTAACACTAAAAGGCAGAACCATTATTCTAGTTAGAGTCGTGTTTTATCCCTATGGGCAGGgtctgcttcttttttctttaagccTTGATTAAAGGATCATTCTTCTTTATTATGATTTTGGTCTCTGGTCAAAACAATCTccactcaaggtccacttactcaCTTATCGTAGGACTTTTGACCGTATCACAGGGCCTTCTTTAGCAGATTAAACCTGCGTTAACTTTGGGCTGGAACCAAATTCTCTGCAGCTTCATCACTACTAGCAACACCTTTTATATTCTCATATGCTCCGTTGTTATGGAACTGtgcatgtttatattttctgttacaTTCATTTTGTCTCTATCACCCACCCATGCATCTAACAATTAATTTAATGAGCAAATAATCAAATGGTCCAATAAAATATTCTCACCTGTAAAGTGAATCTAATCAAACAACCCAGCTTGAAGTCATGTCAATATTCTGATCATAAATTGATATGTTACAAAAACTTTGCCGTCCTCCACCACTCAATCTCCATCATAAATGTTTCAAATTGAACTACACTGTTGCTTGCCCCTCGGTGTAACTCTTATCACACCAAATGCGCCTCCTATCAACAAGATCAGCACCGAAGAATAAAAGATCCCTTTTCAATGAAAAACAACCCCAACCCAACGTTAGGATAAGAGAAATCCCATAATCTGCACCCACCTGTCAGGGTATTTGATAGAGTATGACACAGCCAGGAATCCTCCCAGGTTGTGTCCCAGCAGTATCATGGACTCCAGACCCACTTTGGCCCTCCACTGCTCTATAGACTCCACAAACTGGTCCTCTGCCTCGCAGGGGTCCGTGGAGAAATGGGGCCTGCTGCTCTGTCCGAAGCCCAGCAGGTCCAAGGCGAAGACGGGCCAACGCTTGGAGAGCGCGTCCAGGTTCTGAGCCCAAAGGCCCACGCCACCACCGAACCCGTGGAGCAGGACCATGGGGGTTTTGTCTTTGACGGGGTCACCGTTCAATGTCAGGGTCCACAGCAGGTTGCCGTTGGAGACGGAGATGTGCTGTTTGGAGAAAGGGCTTTCGACACctgaaaagaaagcaaagagtAGGGAATGAGAGggaagtgaaatgaaatgaatagtTTGTCTGATTAAGAAATTGAACAGGTCAAAACAGGTCTCACTCTTGTCACTCTtgtcatttgtgtttctttatgctCGTTTGTCGATTTGACAAATTTTTGTGGCATCTTGTTTTAATATCACTTTTGTGGCATCTTGTTTTAATATAATGGTTTTGCACACGACCTGTCCCAGACCACAGTTCATGTTGTATATTCAAGCCCATGAGAGAAAAAGGTTTCCAAAAGGGTTTTTCCTGAATGGCTGACATCCTACTTCAGCCAAAGAACCCTTTTTGGAAGTTAGAGTTTTCAAGGATTGttgaaaacatgaatgttaaTAGATCCTCCCAGCCCAAACACTCCCAACACAACTACAGTTGTGACACACTCTTGTCTCTGCCGAAATGGTCAACCATGTAACAATTCAGTAAGtacaaaaaaagtttacagTACAAATTAAGCTCTATCATACAATCATTACTCTTTTAATGAATAAAGCTCCTACTTTTTGACAGGCATATGTGGAAACTAAGAGTCAGAGAAGCTGATCCTTACATCTCAGCATCATGTCCTCTGCAGTCTGCAGCTGGATCTGAGAGGTGGGACACCATGACGGCAGCCAGTTGGGGATCCAGCACCACCTACGCAGACAATAAAAAACCTCAACTTTAATCACCAGGTTCATGGTTTCACTGTAGTCTGACAATAGCTTAAAGGATTTAGACCGAATCCGAGATATATAACATCATAAAGCACAAGTTCAAAAGTATATTAAAAAGAGCATCCATGAGGATTGAATGTTAGCATTCAGCGATCTGCTCTGGTCAGCTGTGTGGGATCATCTCTCCATCAGCTGATCGGTGTGCTAAAGCAGAGGGTACTCCCCTTCATAGGCAGGCTCTGTTGGCACAGTGTGGTTTAGGGGAAAGGACATTAGGGAGAGCAAAGCTGtgacaaaaacactgattattATCTATTTCATGaagtgagtaaaataaaaaaagaatgttctTTTTATATTCCTAGTTAATTTAGCTGCAGAGTTTTGAAATccctgtcaaaataaatctcTGCAGAGGaaatagatgaataaaataGCAGAAGTTCAAACAGGAAGGCCGCCAGATTCTGACACTGCTCATACGTGACTCTATTTTCTCCAGTCCACACTCTACAAACGTTATTTTTTCGTGTATTGGCTTGTTTGACGTTGTAAAATTATTGTTCTTTATGTGCAGAATTGTGTCGGTAGATTAGATGTGCCGCAACACCACGACCATTACAGTTGTTAGTTGAGAGGctattgtaatattttgtctTCCTATAATGGGATGGACAAAATATTAGTAAACACCTGTCAGTGTAACGCAATCGAATTTGGCAGCACCACAAACCCCATATACAAACAGTTTCATCTAGAAATGTGCACTCTTGTTTATTAATCTGATGATACTCCTGttcaaaatgagaccaaactttTCTATGGATGCCATGGAC
It encodes:
- the abhd5a gene encoding 1-acylglycerol-3-phosphate O-acyltransferase ABHD5 isoform X1, encoding MAEQAVTAASSGVVQRMMSVVGANSLASSVWGYVDSTIKWCWIPNWLPSWCPTSQIQLQTAEDMMLRCVESPFSKQHISVSNGNLLWTLTLNGDPVKDKTPMVLLHGFGGGVGLWAQNLDALSKRWPVFALDLLGFGQSSRPHFSTDPCEAEDQFVESIEQWRAKVGLESMILLGHNLGGFLAVSYSIKYPDRVKHIVLVEPWGFPEQPDTVEADRPIPVWIKALGAMFSPFNPLAGLRLVGPLGPTLVQTLRPDFKKKFSTMFADNTATEYIYHLNVQTPSGETAFKKMTVNFGWAARPMLPRMDQLQPKIPITIIYGSRSSIDSNSCSTIKEIRPQSHVKIIVIRGAGHYVYADQPEDFNHRVLQACEEVD
- the abhd5a gene encoding 1-acylglycerol-3-phosphate O-acyltransferase ABHD5 isoform X2 — protein: MMSVVGANSLASSVWGYVDSTIKWCWIPNWLPSWCPTSQIQLQTAEDMMLRCVESPFSKQHISVSNGNLLWTLTLNGDPVKDKTPMVLLHGFGGGVGLWAQNLDALSKRWPVFALDLLGFGQSSRPHFSTDPCEAEDQFVESIEQWRAKVGLESMILLGHNLGGFLAVSYSIKYPDRVKHIVLVEPWGFPEQPDTVEADRPIPVWIKALGAMFSPFNPLAGLRLVGPLGPTLVQTLRPDFKKKFSTMFADNTATEYIYHLNVQTPSGETAFKKMTVNFGWAARPMLPRMDQLQPKIPITIIYGSRSSIDSNSCSTIKEIRPQSHVKIIVIRGAGHYVYADQPEDFNHRVLQACEEVD